In Achromobacter xylosoxidans A8, a single window of DNA contains:
- a CDS encoding FAD binding domain-containing protein codes for MKAAAFEYTRPDTLQDALRALRGHEGRAKLMAGGQSLGPMLNLRLARPPVVIDISGLSELRTVSRKDGKLRVGAAVTHAEIEDGVHELLRGTPLQQVAPGIAYRAIRNRGTLGGSLAHADPAADWVLTVVGLGATLEIAGPDGVRMLPAEDYMQGAYTTGLREDELIAAVHIPEAGPQARWGYYKFCRKTGEFAEASCAAWFDPSAKTARIAVGALDGAPRLLPQLAARIAQQGLAGLDETLLASELAGVMQDKDEHHRKLHGTAVTRCLAQALG; via the coding sequence ATGAAGGCGGCCGCATTCGAATACACCCGTCCGGATACGCTGCAGGACGCCTTGCGGGCGCTGCGCGGGCATGAAGGCCGCGCCAAGCTCATGGCCGGCGGCCAATCGCTGGGACCGATGCTGAACCTGCGCCTGGCGCGTCCGCCGGTCGTCATCGATATTTCCGGCCTGTCCGAGCTGCGCACGGTCTCGCGCAAGGACGGCAAGCTGCGCGTGGGCGCGGCCGTGACCCATGCCGAGATCGAGGACGGCGTGCACGAACTGCTGCGCGGAACGCCCTTGCAGCAAGTGGCCCCTGGCATTGCCTATCGCGCCATCCGCAACCGCGGCACGCTGGGCGGCAGCCTGGCGCATGCCGATCCGGCGGCCGACTGGGTGCTGACCGTGGTCGGCCTGGGCGCGACGCTGGAGATCGCGGGGCCGGACGGCGTGCGCATGCTGCCGGCGGAAGACTACATGCAGGGCGCCTACACCACCGGGTTGCGCGAAGACGAGCTGATCGCCGCCGTGCACATACCGGAAGCCGGGCCGCAGGCGCGCTGGGGCTATTACAAGTTCTGCCGCAAGACTGGCGAGTTCGCCGAGGCCAGTTGCGCCGCCTGGTTCGATCCGTCTGCGAAGACGGCGCGCATCGCGGTGGGGGCCCTGGACGGCGCGCCCAGACTGCTGCCCCAACTGGCCGCGCGCATCGCGCAGCAGGGCCTGGCGGGCCTGGACGAGACGCTGCTGGCCAGCGAGCTGGCCGGCGTCATGCAGGACAAGGACGAACACCATCGCAAGCTGCACGGGACCGCGGTAACGCGCTGCCTGGCGCAGGCTCTGGGTTGA
- a CDS encoding N-carbamoylsarcosine amidohydrolase gives MNDDISAYERQGFGAAMAPKPPYGLLIVDLVNGFADPAVFGGGNIPQAIEQTTGLLAHARKQGWPVAHSRIVFADDDADHNIFTLKVPGMLTLKEADHNSAIVPQLAPAAGELVVRKTVPSAFFGTSLAAWLSQRGVQTLLVAGAVTSGCVRASVVDAMQYGFRPLVVSDCVGDRAIGPHDANLFDMQQKYATVLTRDEAVRATQA, from the coding sequence ATGAATGACGATATCTCCGCCTACGAACGCCAGGGCTTCGGCGCGGCCATGGCGCCCAAGCCGCCCTACGGCCTGCTGATCGTGGACCTGGTCAACGGCTTTGCCGATCCGGCGGTGTTCGGCGGCGGCAATATCCCCCAGGCTATCGAGCAGACGACGGGCCTGCTGGCGCATGCGCGCAAGCAGGGCTGGCCGGTGGCGCACAGCCGCATCGTGTTCGCCGACGACGACGCGGACCACAATATCTTCACCCTGAAGGTACCGGGGATGCTGACCCTGAAGGAAGCCGACCACAACAGCGCCATCGTGCCGCAGCTCGCGCCCGCGGCCGGCGAACTGGTGGTGCGCAAGACGGTGCCCTCGGCGTTCTTCGGCACCAGCCTGGCGGCCTGGCTGTCGCAGCGCGGCGTGCAGACGCTGCTGGTGGCGGGCGCGGTCACCAGCGGCTGCGTGCGGGCCAGCGTGGTGGACGCCATGCAGTACGGCTTCAGGCCGCTGGTGGTGTCGGACTGCGTGGGCGACCGCGCCATCGGCCCGCATGACGCCAATCTCTTCGATATGCAACAGAAGTACGCCACCGTGTTGACGCGCGACGAGGCGGTGCGCGCCACGCAGGCCTGA
- a CDS encoding aromatic ring-hydroxylating dioxygenase subunit alpha, which translates to MYQSQTVIGLTVASKDAALADCIWPEDALHYIPDWVYTSRAVYDQEVDKIFRGKTWNYVALEAELPNPGDYKRSYVGPTPVVVSRAEDGSVNVFENRCAHRGAEFCRNSQGNAKEFVCPYHQWSYDLKGNLQGIPFKRGVNREGGMPKDFKNEEHGLRKLRVTTRNGVIFASYSDEVEPIEEYLTPEILADFDTVFPGKKLKIHGYYRNELPCNWKMYHENLKDPYHATLLHSFLVVFGLLVAGNKSAMLVDPVHGRHGTMASAKSEDKYASVSEENKKEMRSFHDGLHLQDDRFLEFVKEFDSPWSVTMQTVWPNLIVQREMNTLGVRQIVPNGPDSMIMQWTMFGYEDDTPEMERHRLRQGNLMGPAGFLGLEDNEAMKFVQEGVRRASTDVNVLKLESGKQGTSNTLISEAAIRSMYSYYRGVMGF; encoded by the coding sequence ATGTATCAATCACAAACCGTCATCGGCCTCACGGTGGCGTCCAAGGACGCCGCCCTGGCTGACTGTATTTGGCCGGAAGACGCGCTGCACTACATTCCGGACTGGGTCTACACCAGCCGCGCCGTCTACGACCAGGAAGTGGACAAGATCTTCCGCGGCAAGACCTGGAACTACGTGGCCCTGGAAGCCGAACTGCCCAATCCGGGCGACTACAAGCGGTCCTACGTCGGCCCGACCCCGGTAGTGGTGTCGCGCGCCGAAGACGGCTCGGTCAATGTCTTCGAAAACCGCTGCGCCCACCGCGGCGCGGAGTTCTGCCGCAACAGCCAGGGCAACGCCAAGGAATTCGTCTGCCCGTATCATCAGTGGTCCTACGACCTGAAGGGCAATCTGCAGGGCATCCCGTTCAAGCGCGGCGTGAACCGCGAGGGCGGCATGCCCAAGGACTTCAAGAACGAAGAGCACGGCCTGCGCAAGCTGCGCGTCACCACGCGCAACGGCGTCATCTTCGCGTCCTACAGCGATGAGGTCGAACCGATCGAGGAATACCTGACGCCCGAGATCCTTGCCGACTTCGACACGGTCTTCCCGGGCAAGAAGCTCAAGATCCACGGCTACTACCGCAACGAGCTGCCGTGCAACTGGAAGATGTACCACGAGAACCTGAAGGACCCGTACCACGCGACCCTGCTGCATTCTTTCCTGGTGGTGTTCGGCCTGCTGGTGGCCGGCAACAAGTCCGCCATGCTGGTCGATCCGGTGCACGGCCGCCACGGCACCATGGCCTCGGCCAAGAGCGAGGACAAGTACGCCAGCGTCAGTGAAGAGAACAAGAAGGAAATGCGCTCCTTCCATGACGGCCTGCACCTGCAGGACGACCGCTTCCTGGAATTCGTCAAGGAGTTCGATTCGCCCTGGTCGGTCACCATGCAGACGGTATGGCCCAACCTGATCGTGCAGCGCGAAATGAACACCCTGGGCGTGCGCCAGATCGTGCCCAACGGCCCCGACAGCATGATCATGCAATGGACCATGTTCGGCTACGAAGACGACACGCCGGAGATGGAACGCCACCGTCTGCGCCAGGGCAACCTGATGGGCCCGGCCGGGTTCCTCGGCCTGGAAGACAACGAAGCCATGAAGTTCGTGCAGGAAGGCGTGCGCCGCGCCAGCACCGACGTCAACGTGCTGAAGCTGGAATCCGGCAAGCAAGGCACCTCCAACACGCTGATCTCGGAAGCCGCGATCCGCTCCATGTATAGCTATTACCGCGGCGTGATGGGCTTCTGA
- a CDS encoding aromatic-ring-hydroxylating dioxygenase subunit beta — MRTRFEYSPRKIDPARAIALRQEIEEFHADYCAALDAGQVEAWPDFFTEDGLYRVTARENAELGLPVGLVYSEGRAMMHDRAVAISRTQMFAPRYMLHLVSNTRVISESAAGEIESQAAFMLMQTLVEGPTTLHLAGTYYDRHTRQDGVLKLKERQVVYDTTILANDLVYPV; from the coding sequence ATGAGAACCCGATTCGAATACTCCCCCCGCAAGATCGACCCCGCTCGCGCCATTGCGCTACGCCAGGAAATCGAGGAATTCCACGCCGACTACTGCGCCGCCCTGGACGCGGGCCAGGTCGAGGCCTGGCCGGACTTCTTCACCGAGGACGGCCTATACCGCGTCACCGCGCGCGAGAACGCCGAGCTGGGCCTGCCCGTCGGCCTGGTGTACTCCGAGGGCCGCGCCATGATGCACGACCGCGCCGTGGCCATCTCGCGCACCCAGATGTTCGCCCCGCGCTACATGCTGCACCTAGTCAGCAATACCCGCGTCATCAGCGAATCCGCCGCCGGCGAGATCGAGTCCCAGGCTGCGTTCATGCTGATGCAGACCCTGGTCGAAGGTCCCACCACGCTGCACCTGGCCGGCACCTACTACGACCGCCACACGCGGCAGGACGGCGTGCTCAAGCTGAAGGAGCGGCAGGTGGTGTATGACACCACCATCCTGGCCAACGATCTGGTCTATCCGGTCTAG
- a CDS encoding alpha/beta fold hydrolase, whose translation MSNFLYGGNVHANGIRQHYLRYGGERGAGRDPVIIVPGITSPAVTWGFVGERFGQSFDTYVLDVRGRGLSEAGAELDYSLDAQAADVLAFAEALGLARYSVVGHSMGGRIGVRAGRGKPAGLSRLVLVDPPVSGPGRRPYPAKLPWYVDSMAQARLGMDAEAMRAFCPTWTEEQRQLRAEWLHTCDERAIIQSFEAFQSDDIHADLPLLDVPVLLITAERGDVVLDADVAEIQRLAPGTQHHRVPAAGHMIPWDNEEGFYAAFGDFLGAPLARA comes from the coding sequence ATGAGCAACTTCCTGTACGGTGGCAACGTCCACGCCAACGGCATCCGCCAGCATTACCTGCGCTACGGCGGCGAACGCGGCGCGGGGCGCGATCCGGTCATCATCGTGCCGGGCATCACCAGCCCGGCGGTCACCTGGGGCTTCGTGGGCGAGCGCTTCGGCCAGTCCTTCGACACCTACGTGCTGGACGTGCGCGGCCGCGGCCTGTCGGAAGCCGGCGCGGAGCTGGACTACAGCCTGGATGCGCAGGCCGCCGACGTGCTGGCCTTTGCCGAGGCGCTGGGCCTGGCGCGCTACAGCGTGGTCGGCCATTCGATGGGAGGCCGCATCGGCGTGCGCGCCGGACGCGGCAAGCCTGCCGGCCTGAGCCGTCTGGTCCTGGTGGATCCGCCGGTGTCGGGACCCGGCCGCCGGCCGTATCCCGCCAAGCTGCCCTGGTACGTCGACTCCATGGCGCAGGCGCGCCTGGGCATGGACGCCGAAGCCATGCGCGCGTTCTGCCCGACCTGGACAGAGGAGCAGCGCCAGCTGCGCGCCGAATGGCTGCACACCTGCGACGAGCGCGCCATCATCCAGAGCTTCGAGGCGTTCCAGAGCGACGACATCCACGCCGACCTGCCGCTGCTGGACGTACCGGTCCTGCTGATCACGGCGGAGCGGGGCGATGTGGTGCTGGACGCCGACGTGGCCGAGATCCAGCGGCTGGCGCCCGGCACGCAGCATCACCGCGTGCCTGCCGCCGGCCACATGATCCCGTGGGACAACGAGGAAGGCTTTTATGCGGCCTTCGGCGACTTCCTGGGTGCGCCGCTGGCGCGCGCATGA
- a CDS encoding xanthine dehydrogenase family protein molybdopterin-binding subunit translates to MTTANADTHGRPGKPQGVGARVPRKEDARHLHGKGNFVADMAMPGLSEVAFLRSPLAHARIASVRVAEQIADKAFVRQAMADARDIVADSTLPSYQVSAQPPLASGKVRFVGEPIAMVFAPTRAEAEDYAELIEVDYDDLPVYADVVSAQAAQGDFVHEQWRDNVFVTLNVDKQFDELAAQADVVVRRKIDLSRQCMVPMEGKAVLAYWDHQADQLVVVSATQVPHMIRSVLAQCLDLEQGRVRVVSPDVGGAFGYKCVLQQEELCVAWLAKTFKKPFRFIEDRREHLTAGANSREHHYEMVAYADRRGKLLALDAKITIDGGAYSVWPFTIGLEPGQAIGNLPGPYAFKGYRCVTRAVATNKPGFVPYRGVARTGVCFAIELTMDAIAREVGREPWEVRQENLVQGEQMPYVNVTGKHLDSGDYPASLQQAMDMIGVDAIRERQRQGEADGRLIGVGLATYTEQAAHGTSVFAAWGTPVIPGFDQATARVTPDGGLELRVGVHSHGQGMETTFAQIANEILGVDVASIKLLHGDTGQTPFSTGTYASRSLVMSGGAVSQACKRLLPRLTHIGAHLLQADPANVAWNGDRLEAGGKSVSVKDVADAWYLRPQLLPSDVDPSGLEVTVGYKPKVDTGCFTYATHAAVVAVDPGTGGVEILDYVVVEDCGTMINPMVVEGQTIGGVAQGIGTAFYEETPYDDNGQPLASTLADYMLPGATEVPNMRLHHFETPSPHTEFGAKGMGEGGAIAPPAVLFNAVNDALRPLGAAELLRTPLSPTRVLAAIAEGSRKTATVAAEVTA, encoded by the coding sequence ATGACGACAGCAAACGCCGATACGCACGGCCGGCCAGGCAAGCCGCAGGGAGTGGGCGCGCGGGTGCCGCGCAAGGAGGACGCGCGCCATCTGCACGGCAAGGGCAATTTCGTGGCCGACATGGCCATGCCCGGGCTTAGCGAGGTGGCCTTCCTGCGCAGTCCGCTGGCGCATGCGCGCATCGCCTCGGTGCGCGTGGCCGAGCAGATCGCGGACAAGGCGTTTGTGCGCCAGGCCATGGCCGACGCGCGCGACATCGTGGCCGATTCCACGCTGCCCAGCTATCAGGTCTCGGCCCAGCCGCCGCTGGCCTCGGGCAAGGTGCGCTTCGTGGGCGAGCCCATCGCCATGGTGTTCGCGCCGACCCGCGCCGAAGCCGAAGACTACGCCGAGCTGATCGAGGTCGACTATGACGACCTGCCCGTGTATGCGGACGTGGTCAGCGCGCAGGCCGCCCAGGGCGATTTCGTGCACGAGCAATGGCGCGACAACGTCTTCGTCACGCTCAATGTCGACAAGCAATTCGATGAACTTGCGGCGCAGGCGGATGTGGTCGTGCGCCGCAAGATCGACCTGTCGCGCCAGTGCATGGTGCCGATGGAAGGCAAGGCGGTGCTGGCCTACTGGGATCACCAGGCCGACCAGCTGGTGGTGGTCAGCGCGACCCAGGTGCCGCACATGATCCGCAGCGTGCTGGCCCAGTGCCTGGACCTGGAGCAGGGCCGCGTGCGGGTGGTGTCGCCGGACGTGGGCGGGGCTTTCGGCTACAAGTGCGTGCTGCAGCAGGAAGAACTGTGCGTGGCCTGGCTGGCCAAGACTTTCAAGAAACCGTTTCGCTTCATTGAAGATCGCCGCGAGCACCTGACCGCGGGCGCCAATTCGCGCGAGCACCATTATGAAATGGTGGCCTACGCCGACCGCCGCGGCAAGCTGCTGGCGCTGGACGCCAAGATCACCATCGACGGCGGGGCCTATTCGGTCTGGCCGTTCACCATCGGCCTGGAACCGGGTCAGGCCATCGGCAATCTGCCGGGGCCGTACGCCTTCAAGGGCTATCGCTGCGTGACGCGGGCGGTGGCCACCAACAAGCCGGGCTTCGTGCCCTATCGCGGCGTGGCGCGCACCGGCGTCTGCTTCGCCATCGAACTGACGATGGACGCGATCGCCCGCGAGGTCGGGCGCGAACCCTGGGAAGTCCGCCAGGAGAACCTGGTGCAGGGCGAGCAGATGCCCTATGTCAACGTCACCGGCAAGCATCTGGACAGCGGCGACTATCCGGCCAGCCTGCAACAGGCCATGGACATGATAGGCGTGGACGCCATCCGCGAGCGCCAGCGCCAGGGCGAAGCCGACGGCCGCCTCATCGGCGTGGGCCTGGCGACGTACACCGAGCAGGCCGCTCACGGCACTTCGGTGTTCGCGGCCTGGGGCACGCCCGTGATTCCGGGCTTCGACCAGGCCACGGCGCGAGTCACGCCAGACGGCGGGCTGGAACTGCGGGTCGGCGTGCATTCGCACGGACAGGGCATGGAAACCACTTTCGCCCAGATCGCCAACGAGATCCTGGGCGTGGACGTGGCCAGCATCAAGCTGCTGCACGGCGATACCGGGCAGACGCCATTCTCCACCGGGACCTACGCTTCGCGTTCGCTGGTGATGTCCGGCGGCGCCGTGTCGCAGGCCTGCAAGCGCCTGTTGCCGCGGCTCACGCATATCGGCGCGCATCTGTTGCAGGCCGATCCGGCCAATGTGGCCTGGAATGGCGACCGCCTGGAAGCGGGCGGCAAGTCGGTGTCGGTCAAGGACGTGGCCGACGCCTGGTATCTGCGGCCGCAATTGTTGCCGTCCGACGTGGACCCCAGCGGCCTGGAAGTCACCGTGGGCTACAAGCCCAAGGTCGATACCGGCTGTTTCACCTATGCCACCCATGCGGCGGTGGTGGCGGTGGATCCGGGCACTGGCGGCGTGGAGATCCTGGATTATGTGGTGGTGGAGGACTGCGGCACCATGATCAACCCCATGGTGGTCGAAGGCCAGACCATAGGCGGCGTGGCCCAGGGCATAGGCACCGCCTTCTACGAGGAAACGCCTTACGACGACAATGGCCAGCCGCTGGCCTCGACCCTGGCGGACTACATGCTGCCGGGGGCCACCGAAGTCCCCAATATGCGCCTGCACCATTTCGAGACGCCGTCGCCGCACACGGAATTCGGCGCCAAGGGCATGGGCGAGGGCGGCGCCATCGCGCCGCCGGCGGTGCTGTTCAACGCGGTCAACGACGCCTTGCGTCCGCTGGGCGCGGCCGAACTGCTGCGCACGCCGCTGTCGCCGACCCGGGTGCTGGCCGCCATCGCAGAGGGCAGCCGCAAGACCGCAACCGTTGCCGCGGAGGTGACGGCATGA
- a CDS encoding TRAP transporter substrate-binding protein, which translates to MQRRRFLAQAAGAAGAGLATVGMPAIAQSAPSVRWRMSTSWPKSLDTIYGSAEDLCKRVAQLTEGKFEIRAFPGGELVPAAQNMDAVSNGTVECNHVLSTAYIGKNTALTFDTGLSFGLSARQHNAWIHYGGGLAMLRALYKKYNIVNHVCGNVGVQMGGWYRKEIKSVADLKGLNMRIGGIGGMVLSKLGAVPQQIPPGDIYPALEKGTIDAAEWIGPYDDEKLGFNKVAPYYYSPGWFEGSASITSMVHDKAWEALPPAYQAAFEAAAGEQTMRMLAHYDARNPLALRKLIAGGAKVSFFPKEVMDAAYNASQELWTELSAKNPDFAAIFPDWKKFQAEQAGWFRVAESPLDNYTFAAVAKAQAK; encoded by the coding sequence ATGCAACGACGCCGTTTCCTCGCACAAGCCGCCGGCGCAGCCGGCGCGGGCCTAGCCACTGTCGGCATGCCTGCCATCGCGCAATCCGCGCCGTCGGTGCGCTGGCGCATGTCCACCAGCTGGCCCAAGAGCCTGGACACCATCTACGGCTCGGCCGAGGATCTCTGCAAGCGCGTGGCGCAACTGACCGAAGGCAAGTTCGAGATCCGCGCGTTTCCCGGCGGTGAACTGGTGCCTGCCGCGCAGAACATGGACGCGGTCAGCAACGGCACGGTGGAATGCAATCACGTGCTGAGCACGGCCTACATCGGCAAGAACACCGCGCTGACCTTCGACACCGGCCTGTCCTTCGGCCTGAGCGCCCGCCAGCACAACGCCTGGATCCACTACGGCGGCGGCCTGGCGATGCTGCGCGCCCTCTATAAGAAGTACAACATCGTCAACCACGTCTGTGGCAACGTCGGTGTGCAGATGGGCGGCTGGTACCGCAAGGAGATCAAGTCGGTCGCCGACCTGAAGGGCCTGAACATGCGCATCGGCGGCATCGGCGGCATGGTGCTGTCCAAGCTGGGCGCGGTGCCGCAGCAGATTCCGCCGGGCGACATCTATCCGGCGCTGGAAAAGGGCACCATCGACGCGGCCGAATGGATCGGCCCCTACGATGACGAGAAGCTGGGCTTCAACAAGGTGGCGCCGTACTACTACTCGCCGGGCTGGTTCGAAGGCAGCGCGTCCATCACCAGCATGGTGCATGACAAGGCCTGGGAGGCCTTGCCCCCGGCCTACCAGGCCGCGTTCGAGGCAGCGGCCGGCGAACAGACCATGCGCATGCTGGCCCACTATGATGCGCGCAATCCGCTGGCGCTGCGCAAGCTGATCGCCGGCGGCGCCAAGGTCAGTTTCTTCCCCAAGGAAGTGATGGACGCGGCGTACAACGCCTCGCAGGAACTGTGGACCGAGCTTTCGGCCAAGAACCCCGACTTTGCCGCGATCTTCCCCGACTGGAAGAAATTCCAGGCCGAGCAGGCGGGCTGGTTCCGCGTGGCCGAAAGCCCGCTGGACAACTACACCTTCGCCGCCGTGGCGAAGGCCCAGGCCAAGTAA
- a CDS encoding non-heme iron oxygenase ferredoxin subunit: MNWIRIASTDQLTDDDEVIPVAAGEKQLALYRSEGEFYASDNVCTHAYALLSDGYLEDGCIECPLHQARFDIRTGQAMCAPATSGIRVYPVKVEGQDIYANLQG; the protein is encoded by the coding sequence ATGAACTGGATCCGCATTGCCTCTACCGACCAACTGACCGACGACGACGAGGTGATCCCCGTCGCGGCCGGCGAAAAGCAGCTTGCGCTGTATCGCAGCGAAGGCGAGTTCTACGCCTCCGACAACGTCTGTACCCACGCCTACGCGCTGCTGTCCGACGGCTATCTGGAAGACGGCTGCATCGAATGCCCGCTGCACCAGGCCAGGTTCGACATCCGCACGGGCCAGGCCATGTGCGCGCCCGCCACCAGCGGCATCCGCGTCTATCCGGTCAAGGTCGAAGGCCAGGATATCTACGCCAACCTGCAAGGCTGA
- a CDS encoding xanthine dehydrogenase family Fe-S subunit, with translation MTMVQVTLEVNGKRVSHEAPARMHLGDFLRDQARLTGTHLGCEHGVCGACTVLVDGAPVRSCISFAVACEGRQVTTIEGYDADPVMQRLRAAFTKHHALQCGYCTPGMLATSRDIVLRLPDADESRVRVELSGNLCRCTGYMGIVAAVMSVLAELRDQPDPAVQALRAAQAQGRGAAPAVEKPVAFAGFTPAAASQPAASAAAAPAPAAAPATAAGKKEGRGSQIDGGFKVPFPAAEVWAFMVDLPALASCLPGASIEEHEGDRVKGKIAIKFGPMSAAFNGAARLERDDAAMQAVFRGAGQDSLSQSRANGDITYRLEALSPTETQVHVNLLYSLQGPLAQFSRSGLVQDFVRRMIADFGNNVTARLRRPAAAGEAPAQASFNPTAMFFSVLWARIKRWFGLGG, from the coding sequence ATGACCATGGTTCAGGTGACATTGGAAGTAAACGGCAAGCGCGTATCGCACGAGGCGCCCGCGCGCATGCATCTGGGGGATTTCCTGCGGGATCAGGCGCGCCTGACCGGCACCCATCTTGGCTGCGAACATGGCGTCTGCGGCGCCTGCACGGTGCTGGTGGACGGGGCGCCGGTGCGTTCCTGTATCTCGTTCGCGGTGGCCTGCGAAGGACGGCAGGTGACTACCATCGAAGGCTATGACGCCGATCCGGTGATGCAGCGGCTGCGCGCCGCCTTTACCAAGCACCACGCCTTGCAATGCGGCTATTGCACCCCGGGCATGCTGGCGACTTCGCGCGATATCGTGCTGCGGCTGCCAGATGCGGACGAGAGCCGGGTGCGGGTGGAACTGTCCGGCAATCTGTGCCGCTGCACCGGCTACATGGGCATCGTCGCCGCCGTCATGTCGGTGCTGGCCGAACTCAGGGACCAGCCCGACCCCGCGGTGCAGGCGCTGCGCGCCGCCCAGGCGCAAGGGCGCGGCGCCGCGCCGGCTGTAGAAAAGCCAGTGGCTTTCGCGGGCTTCACGCCGGCGGCGGCCAGCCAGCCGGCCGCAAGCGCGGCTGCGGCGCCGGCGCCGGCGGCCGCGCCCGCCACTGCGGCGGGCAAGAAGGAAGGCCGCGGCAGCCAGATTGACGGCGGCTTCAAAGTGCCGTTTCCGGCCGCCGAGGTCTGGGCCTTCATGGTGGATCTGCCGGCGTTGGCCAGTTGCCTGCCGGGCGCCTCGATCGAAGAGCACGAGGGCGACCGGGTCAAGGGCAAGATCGCCATCAAGTTCGGACCCATGTCCGCCGCCTTCAATGGCGCGGCCCGCCTGGAACGCGACGACGCCGCCATGCAGGCGGTGTTCCGTGGGGCAGGGCAGGACTCGCTCAGCCAGTCGCGCGCCAACGGCGACATCACCTATCGCCTGGAAGCGCTGTCGCCCACCGAGACGCAGGTCCACGTGAACCTGCTGTATTCGCTGCAGGGGCCGCTGGCGCAGTTCTCGCGTTCCGGCCTGGTGCAGGACTTCGTGCGCCGGATGATTGCGGACTTCGGCAACAACGTCACCGCCCGGCTGCGCCGGCCCGCCGCCGCGGGCGAGGCGCCAGCCCAGGCCAGCTTCAATCCCACGGCCATGTTCTTCAGCGTGCTGTGGGCGCGCATCAAGCGGTGGTTCGGCCTCGGCGGTTGA
- a CDS encoding NAD(P)/FAD-dependent oxidoreductase — protein MADADPILIIGAGQTGAVAAATLRDLGHDGPITLIGQEAHAPYERPPLSKAVLQAADAHGQTAVHASDFYVQQRITLLTGTEAQAIDAARRLVRLADGSALPYSRCLLATGGRARELPSLPRGTPGVHYIRTLDDAAALRASLTPQARVAVIGGGFLGLEVASTARALGAAVTVLESAPRLLERVLPPALSDWLAERVRHAGVDLRLGARIARSDWQPHADDAVRHQARFTIELQDASPIEADVVVVAIGLVPEVSLAGQAGLALDPANGGIAVDAACRSSDPYIYAAGDCASQHRRHLNMALRLESWQNANEQARAAAAGMLERPAPAEPYPWFWTDQYGCNVQMLGLPQPDLVYACRGIPQVQAEAPKFIWLGHRNGVPVHAIAINAGGDLRQLRVLFEQGIAIDPQRYADESVALKPLVKACQQSAATS, from the coding sequence ATGGCCGACGCAGATCCGATCCTCATCATCGGCGCCGGCCAGACCGGCGCGGTGGCGGCCGCCACGCTGCGCGACCTGGGCCACGACGGCCCCATCACGCTGATCGGCCAGGAAGCGCATGCGCCCTACGAGCGCCCGCCGCTGTCCAAGGCCGTGCTGCAGGCGGCCGACGCGCACGGCCAGACGGCGGTGCATGCCAGCGACTTCTACGTACAGCAGCGCATCACACTGCTGACCGGCACCGAAGCACAGGCCATCGACGCCGCTCGCCGCCTGGTCCGGCTGGCCGACGGCAGCGCCCTCCCCTACAGCCGCTGCCTGCTCGCCACCGGCGGCCGCGCGCGCGAACTGCCCAGCCTGCCGCGCGGCACGCCGGGGGTGCACTACATCAGAACGCTGGATGACGCCGCCGCGCTGCGCGCCAGCCTCACGCCGCAGGCGCGCGTCGCCGTCATCGGCGGCGGCTTCCTCGGCCTGGAGGTGGCGTCCACCGCGCGCGCCCTGGGCGCCGCGGTCACCGTCCTGGAAAGCGCACCGCGCCTGCTGGAACGGGTGCTGCCCCCGGCGCTGTCGGATTGGCTGGCCGAACGCGTCCGCCATGCCGGCGTGGACTTGCGCCTGGGCGCGCGGATCGCCCGCAGCGACTGGCAGCCTCATGCGGACGACGCGGTCCGGCATCAGGCGCGCTTCACGATAGAACTGCAGGACGCCTCCCCGATAGAGGCCGACGTCGTGGTGGTAGCCATCGGCCTCGTGCCGGAAGTCTCGCTGGCCGGCCAGGCCGGCCTGGCGCTGGACCCGGCCAACGGCGGCATCGCGGTGGACGCCGCCTGCCGCAGCAGCGATCCCTATATTTACGCGGCTGGCGATTGCGCCAGCCAGCACCGCCGCCACCTGAACATGGCGCTGCGGCTGGAGTCCTGGCAGAACGCCAATGAGCAGGCGCGCGCGGCCGCGGCCGGCATGCTGGAGCGGCCCGCGCCCGCCGAGCCCTACCCCTGGTTCTGGACCGATCAATACGGCTGCAACGTGCAGATGCTGGGCCTGCCCCAGCCGGACCTGGTCTATGCCTGCCGTGGCATTCCCCAGGTCCAGGCCGAGGCGCCCAAGTTCATCTGGCTGGGCCACCGCAACGGCGTGCCGGTGCACGCCATCGCCATCAACGCCGGCGGCGACCTGCGCCAGCTGCGCGTGCTGTTCGAACAAGGCATAGCCATCGACCCGCAGCGCTATGCCGACGAATCCGTGGCGCTCAAGCCATTGGTGAAGGCCTGCCAGCAAAGCGCCGCCACGTCCTGA